The genomic stretch TTTTGATGATCTGGCAAAAGACACCCTTGACGAATGGATATACTTTTTAAAAAATGAAGAAATAAAACCTGAATTTACCGCCCAAGGCCTACAAGAGGCCGGAAGGATTCTCGCTTATACCAAATTAAAAAAAGAAGACCAGATCGACTATAATAATTATATTGATAATCGGCGCAGAAGAGACAGTGAGCTTCGAACGAAATTCAGTGAAGGGCTTGAGGAAGGTTTGGAAAAAGGTTTAGAAAAAGGTTTGGAAGAAGGTTTGGAAAAAGGAAAACGGGAAACGGCACGATCAATGAAAAAGGAAGGTATTCCTGCCGAACTCATCCAAAAATGTACCAAGCTTTCTCTCGACGAAATCAACAAGCTATAAAAATAATGGTCACTCAAGAATAACTTCCATACTCTTTCCAAACGGTTAACGTTTATCGCCTTCAACCCCAGGAAACAAAAAAACCCGTCATAAATGACGGGTTTTTCTTCCTACAATGTACGGTATACACACAACCTCTCCCTTACCGCACCCCAGTCGATTCCAGATACTGCAACAACTCAGATTTAGGTGAAAGGATCAGCGAGGTATTGGCCCCGATGATATTGCGGTAACTCTCCAGGCTTTTCTGGAAAAAATAAAATTCCACATTCTTATTGTACGACTCACCGTACAGCTTGGTTGCCTCAGCATCTGCTGCACCACGAATCTCAGTGGCCTCTCGTTTGGCCTCCGAGGTGATCTCCTTGAGTTCACGATCCACCTTACCGAGAATCTCGGCCTTGCGTCCCTCACCCAGCGATCGTTTTTCCGCCGCAATTCTCTTGCGCTCCGAGATCATCCGGCTGTACACTTTTTCTCGAACGCTCTGGATATAATTGACCCGTTTAAACATGACATCAATTAGCTCAATGCCATACTTCTGGGTGTCCTTGGAGGCCTGTTGCAGGACCATCTCACTGATCTTGTCACGCCCTTTTTGGGGAGCCCTGTTCATTTCCTCCTCCCTGGAACGGGCAAAGCTGTAGTCTTTATTCCAATCCGAAGAACGAATAATTTCAATCAGGTCATTCTGGTTAACCAAGTCTCGGACCGCACCGTTGATAATATCGTCAAGCAGGGTCTGGGCACGCATTTCAGTTCCTACAGCCTGAAGGAAAAGGAGAGAATCAGTAATCCGCCAGCGCGCCGTATTATCCATAAAGATAAAGGTCTTGTCATTGGTGGCAATCTGATTAGGATCTCCGTCCCAAATCAGAATACGTTTTTCAAAATAACGCACATGCTGGATAAACGGAACCTTGAATTTCAAACCGGCAGTGGTTTCTGATTTGCCCACCGGAGCACCAAATTGGGTAATAACCGCCTGTTTACCTTCCCGAAGGATATAAAACCCATCCCAGACCGTAGCGATAACAGCGGCTATGAGCACGAGAGTGAGTATTTGTATTGCCTGTTTCATAATCTATTGCATCCTGCT from Candidatus Electrothrix communis encodes the following:
- the hflC gene encoding protease modulator HflC encodes the protein MKQAIQILTLVLIAAVIATVWDGFYILREGKQAVITQFGAPVGKSETTAGLKFKVPFIQHVRYFEKRILIWDGDPNQIATNDKTFIFMDNTARWRITDSLLFLQAVGTEMRAQTLLDDIINGAVRDLVNQNDLIEIIRSSDWNKDYSFARSREEEMNRAPQKGRDKISEMVLQQASKDTQKYGIELIDVMFKRVNYIQSVREKVYSRMISERKRIAAEKRSLGEGRKAEILGKVDRELKEITSEAKREATEIRGAADAEATKLYGESYNKNVEFYFFQKSLESYRNIIGANTSLILSPKSELLQYLESTGVR